Proteins encoded by one window of Ursus arctos isolate Adak ecotype North America unplaced genomic scaffold, UrsArc2.0 scaffold_22, whole genome shotgun sequence:
- the HTR3A gene encoding 5-hydroxytryptamine receptor 3A yields MLLWVPQALLALLLPMLLAQGEARRWRPLQAQNASRPALRRLSDYLMANYEKGVRPVRDWRKPTTVAIDVIIYAILSVDEKNQVLTTYIWYRQYWTDEFLQWNPEDFDNITKLSIPTESIWVPDILINEFVDVGKSPSIPYVYVGHHGEVQNYKPLQVMTACSLDIYNFPFDVQNCSLTFTSWLHTIQDINISLWRLPEKVKLDKTLFMNQGEWELLGVLTQFREFSLEDSSHYAEMKFYVVIRRRPLFYAVSLLLPSIFLMLMDIVGFYLPPDSGERVSFKITLLLGYSVFLIIVSDTLPATAIGTPLIGVYFVVCMALLVMSLAETIFIVRLVHKQDLQQPVPAWLRRLVLERGALLLCLGEQPASRRPPATSPATKTDDCSDMGNHCSHSGGPRDLEKTPRGRGSPPPPPREASLAMRGLLQELASIRRFLEKRDESREVAREWLRVGSVLDRLLFRIYLVAVLAYSVTLITLWSIWQYS; encoded by the exons CCAGGCGCTGGAGGCCCCTCCAGGCCCAGAACGCCTCCAGGCCAGCTCTGCGGCGGCTGTCAGACTACCTCATGGCCAACTACGAGAAGGGCGTGCGGCCCGTGCGGGACTGGAGGAAGCCCACCACCGTGGCCATCGATGTCATTATCTATGCTATCCTCAGCGTG GATGAGAAGAACCAGGTTCTGACCACCTACATCTGGTACCGGCAG tACTGGACTGACGAGTTTCTCCAGTGGAACCCCGAGGACTTTGACAACATCACCAAGCTGTCCATCCCCACCGAGAGCATCTGGGTCCCGGACATTCTCATCAATGAGTT TGTGGACGTGGGGAAGTCTCCAAGTATCCCGTACGTGTACGTTGGGCACCACGGCGAGGTCCAGAACTACAAGCCCCTTCAGGTGATGACGGCCTGTAGCCTCGACATCTACAACTTCCCCTTCGACGTGCAGAACTGCTCCCTGACCTTCACCAGCTGGCTGCACACAA TCCAGGACATCAACATCTCCCTGTGGCGCTTGCCGGAAAAGGTGAAGCTCGACAAGACCCTCTTCATGAACCAGGGCGAGTGGGAGCTTCTGGGGGTGCTGACCCAGTTCCGGGAGTTCAGTTTGGAAGACAGCAGCCATTACGCAGAAATGAAGTTCTAC GTGGTCATCCGCCGGCGGCCCCTGTTCTATGCGGTCAGCCTGCTGCTGCCCAGTATCTTCCTCATGCTCATGGACATCGTGGGCTTCTACCTGCCTCCAGACAGCGGCGAGAGGGTCTCCTTCAAGATCACGCTCCTCCTGGGCTACTCCGTCTTCCTGATCATCGTGTCAGACACGCTGCCGGCCACCGCCATTGGCACTCCCCTCATTG GGGTCTACTTTGTCGTGTGCATGGCGCTGCTGGTGATGAGCTTGGCTGAGACCATTTTCATCGTGCGGCTGGTACACAAGCAGGACTTGCAGCAGCCCGTGCCCGCCTGGCTCCGGCGCCTGGTTCTGGAGCGAGGGGCCCTGCTCCTTTGCCTAGGGGAGCAGCCGGCTTCTCGAAggcctccagccacctccccagCCACCAAGACCGATGACTGCTCag ACATGGGAAACCACTGCAGCCATTCGGGAGGCCCCCGGGACCTGGAGAAGACCCCGAGGGGCCGaggcagccccccaccaccaccgcgGGAGGCCTCGCTGGCAATGCGCGGGCTGTTGCAGGAGCTGGCCTCCATCAGGCGCTTCCTGGAGAAGAGGGACGAGAGCCGAGAGGTGGCCCGGGAGTGGCTGCGAGTGGGCTCCGTGCTGGACAGGCTGCTCTTCCGCATCTACCTGGTGGCAGTGCTGGCCTACAGCGTCACCCTCATCACTCTGTGGTCCATCTGGCAGTATTCTTGA